ACCGCGAGCTCGTGAAGGTGGCCCTGCCCAAGAAGGGCGAGGCGCGCGAGCGCTGGCTGTCGCGCTCGGAGGTCGCTCGGCTGGTCTGGGCCGCCTGGCGGGCCCGGGAGGGTGATCGCCCAGCAGCAGAGGGCGGCAAGGCCGGCAACACGACCGTCGGCCGCTACACCATGCGCCACCTCGCCCGCTTCATCCTGCTCGCCTATTCGACGGCGAGCAGGCCCGGCGCGGTGCTGACGGCCAGCTGGGAGGCCGCGGCCGGCCGCTCCTACTTCGATCTGGACCGTGGCGTGTTCTACCGGCTGCGAGACCGTCGAGGTCTTCGATGATTGGGTCCGGCGCGGTATCCTGCCGGTAGCGATGCCGGGCACCCACCGGTGGGACCGCATGGCGATCGATCGGGCCCTTGATCGCCACTCCGGCCTCGTGGAGGCTGCCGGTCAGCCGTTCGAGGAGTGGGCGGCCCAGCATGCGGACTAGGCTCAGAGGCATCAACACGGTCTCGGAGGGTCTCCTGAGCGGCGCCGGATCTAACCGATGCCGCGTGCCCGCAAGTCCGCAACCGACGTCCACCCAGCCGCAAGACCCGAGCCCATGGTCACGGCATTCCTTCTGCTGGCTCAGTACGGCGGCGCGGCCGTGATCTCGATCAGCCTCGTGTGCCGGGATTATTGCTCGCACCTGACGCCCGAGATGCTGATCCGGAAGATCTCCGTCGGCGGGATCGCCTTGCCGCTGGTCCGGATCGAGGCGAGCCAGAAGGCGGCGAAGGGCGTACATCTGGTCGACCCCGCCAGATGGATTGATCAGCGGGCCGAGGCCGCGCGGAAGGAATGCCGTCAGCTCTGTGGTGCTGCCTATGTGGAGGGCGGCCGCGCTGGCGGTAGGGTTGATAAGCAGGTCCTCGGTTCGTTGAAGGCCGCCGACTTCCCTACATGCCAGTTTCGGCTGGCGCATGCGCGTTCGCATCAGCGCGCCGTGCAGCGCTGAAGGGCTGAAGGGCTTGCGCAGGAGTAGTTGCCGCAGCGCTACTGCATTACCGGTTCGTCGCTCGCGATCGTCTGTGCCACGGCAAACCCGGGATATGCATCCTGGGCACGGCTTAGCTCTGGAAGGCCCGCACGTCGGCTTCAGGCACTCGGCGAAAGGTGAGGTCGATGATCTCCGCCACGATGTGCTTCAGCGATCATTCAGCCGCATGTGCCGCACCCGGGATCGAGATCCTGGCGCGGCACGGGCGGTGAGCCTCCTGTATCTCTACTCGCTCGCGCTGGCCTTGCGCCGTCGGGCTGGCTTGTTGCTGACCGTAGCGTCGCGCGAGGCACTGGCGGCTGCGGCTCGGGCGCGCGACTGGCCGAGGCCCGAGTTCTTGGCGAGCTCGGAGCGCTGCGCCGCGTACCGCTCGGCGACCATGGGGTATGTCGGCGGTAGGCCCCACTTCTGACGGTACTGCTCAGGGGTGAGCCCGCGGCCGGCGAGGTGGCGCTTGAGCGTCTTATAGGGTCGCCCGTCCTCGAGGCTGATGATGTGGTCGGGAGTGACAGTCCTCCGGATCGGTACCGGTGGCTCAAGCTTCACGGGCTCGGGTTCAGCCGGTGCTCCGAGCCGTGTCAGTGCCGCGTGCGTCGATGCGATGAGCGTCGGCAGATCGTGGGCCGTCACGCTGTTGTTGGCCACGTAAGCGGACACGATGTCGGCGGTAAGCGTGACATCATGCGGGAGGGCGTCGGCATTATCGTTCATTGAACCTCTCCGTTTAACCTATGTTCAGAACGGAATGGCGTCGGCTATGTCGACGAACTCAGCGCCATAGAGCTCATGTACGCGCATCCTGGCCGCCCCTACAATTCGCTCCGATCAAATATTCAGTCATCGTACACCGGAAATGCATGTCAGTTGGTGACCGGCCCACCGGCATCCGGATTGCTCAGCTCCCCAACCACGTCCGGCCACCGGTGCACCAATGGTATCGAGCACCCATCAGGCTCAACGAACGCCACTTCCGCGAGACATTCGACGCTCTCTCGAGCTTACGCGCCCTGACGCACGCATTAGCTGACGTGCGTTTGATGGCTGGAGGACCCAAGGGACATCCCGAACTGTCGAACCGCCGGCGAGTTGGTGGTGTGGACGGCATTCGTAATTGCTAGTGCATTGACTCATTCGGATAGTGCAGCTTTGCCATTGACGGCATCGAGGATGGCCGTGGCCGGCTTGGTCCAGACGAAGGGCTTCGGCCTGTCGTTGTGCTCGGCGATGTAGCGGTTGATCGCTGCTTGCAGGTCGACGATCCCGCTGAAGCTGCCCCGTTTCAGCCTTCGCCGGGTCAGGGCGGAGAAGAAGCCCTCGACCGCGTTCATCCACGAGGCCGAGGTCGGGGTGAAGTGGAAGATCCAGCGCGGATGCCGGGCCAGCCAGGCTCGCACCTTCGGGTGCTTGTGGGTGGCATAGTTGTCCAGGATCACATGGATCAGTTTGCCGGCCGGCACCGCGGCCTCGATGGTGTTGAGGAAGCGCAGGAACTCGTCGTGGCGGTGACGCTGCATGCAGCGGCCGATCACGGTACCCTCCAGCACGTTGAGCGCGGCAAACAGCGTCGTAGTGCCGTGACGGACGTAGTCGTGGGTCTGGGTCTCGGGGCGACCTGGCATGAGCGATCGGCTCGGACGGGTGCGCTCCAGGGCCTGGATCTGGCTCTTCTCGTCGAGCGAGAGCACGACGGCGTGGCGCGGCGGGTCCATGTACAGGCCGACGATGTCCTCGACCTTCTCGGCGAAGGCCGGATCGTTCGAGCGCTTGAAGCTGCGCACCCGATGCGGCTGGAGGCGATGGGCATCCCAGATACGCTGGACGGACCGCAGCGAGATCCCGACGGCTTGCGCCAGGGCGCGGCCGGTCCAGTGGGTGACCTCACCGGGCGGCTCGGAGCAGGTCAGCGCCAGCACCTCGGCGACGGTGTCGGTGGAGTGGGGCGGCTTGCCGGGCGGACGGGTCTTGTCGCGCAACAGTCCCTCGACGCCTTCTTCGGCGTAGCGCTGTTGCCAGCGCCACACCGCGGGTCGGCTGACGCCGGCCTGCTGGGCGACGTCGAGGACGGAGAGGCGTTCGGCCGAGAGCAGGACGATGCGGGCGCGCTGAATATGCTTGAGGGGCCGCGCCCGATCGGCGACGATGGCGGACAGGTCCGCCAAGTCGGCGGCGCTGGGGATCACGCAGACAGTCTGAGCCATACCTCAGACTCGCATACCTCACGCCTGCCGTGAATCCTCTGAATGCGTCAATGCACTAGAGAACGGGAGAGCGCCATGGCGGACGAGGCAACTACCCGGAGATCAGGAGGGCACCAGCCGGACGTGAGCGGAGGCCCAAAGGCCACCGCCCGATCCGGTAACAAGAAACCAGAGCATGACACCCACAAACAGGGTGAGGGCGCGCTCTCGGAGGCTGGACCGACTCCGTCATCCGAAAAGGAGCAAGGAGTAGTGCCCGATCCTAGCCTTTGATCTTCCCGCAGCATTCAAGAGGCAGATACGATGACGACGGCTGATCCCGCCAAACCCGGAGATAAGGCAGCACCCGGCACGCCAGGCACGGGTGAGAACCTGTGCCGAAGCTGCAACGGCACTGGCAAGATCCACAATGAGCCTTGTCCGGAATGCGCTGGAACCGGGAAGGTGACAGAACCTATCGGTGGGGCCTGAAAGCAGCGTCAACTGTTGACCGGAATTCTCAGGCTCGCTCGCAGCGGGCGCTGCGCCCAACTGCTCTGTTCCAGAACGTGAGTACCCGGTCGACAGAGAAACAGCGGGAGCCAGCGGCTGAACTCTACAAGTCGTGCCGCGCGACTATTTTAGTTTCGGCGTAGTCAGATGGTGGGTATGAGCTATAACGCCGCCGACCCCCAGGGACGACGGCTGCCCTAAGCTGTCCTTGCCCGCCAGGGCCGCTGCGGCGAATGCTACGGCGTCAGGCACATCCTCCACTGACCCCACCAAATCGTCTCTCCGTCGGCCATTCTGGCGTAGCGGGCTTGGCCGCACGTGCCCAACCCGACGATTCGCTTCGGCTTGGCCACCTTGCTCAGAATTCCCATCGATGTCAGGTGCGTGACTAGCCCTACGAACGAACAGCGAAAGCCCTGACAGTTTCAAACGATTTTCGGTTCGAGCAATAGATGACCTTCTGGCGGGGCTGCGTGCAGGGGGGGCTGCACCAGAGAGCAGGACTAGGAACGATGACACGTCTCAGGGCCACTCGACGGAGGCCGCTCAAGTTTCGGCGCAGCGTCGTCCGCGACCTGCAGAACCGCATCCGCTTCGCCGTTGTCGGCCTACTCGTACTGATTGGCCTTCATGTCGTCTCCATGATTGCCTTCGAGCATCTGGCGCTCGGCGAGGCGATCTGGCTGACATTCACCACGATTACGACGACGGGCTATGGCGACTTCTCAGCTAAGACCACAGCAGGGCGCGCCTCCACCATCGTGCTGATTTATCTCAGTGGCATCTTCCTGCTGACCCAGGCCGGAAGCGCCTTCTTCGAGTTCAGGATCCTGCGGCGCGATCGCAAGCGGCGCGGCGAGTGGAGGTGGAACATGCGCGATCACATCGTTTTCGTGAACGCTCCTGCGGACGAGCCAGGCGATTACCTGCGGCGCTTGCTCGACCAGTTGCACCGTTCGCATGCCAACTACGCGACCGTCCCCTCTCTGATCCTAACGGAGGCGTTCGCCGATGGCCTTCCTCCGGACCTCGAAGACGATCCCTTGATTGTGCAGCTGAAGGGACGATTCGATGATCCGGCAGCGCTAGAGGCGGCCGGCGTCGACCATGCCCAGGTACTCGTCATCCTCGCAGAGCACGAAGGGGACCGGCTGTCCGACAGCCGCACCTTCGACATTATCCATCGGCTCCGGGAGCGCGGGATCACAGCACGGATTGTCGCGGAATGTGTCGATGATCTCAACCGCGAGCGATTAAAGAAGGCCGGCGCGTCGGCAATCGTGCGCCCCCTGCGCGGCTATCCTGAAATGATCGTCCGCGCGATCGTTGCCCCTGGCACTGAATGGGTCATTGAGCGCCTTTTCTCCAGCGAAGGGGACGAGTGCTTACGGTTCGATGTGCAATTCAGTGGCCTTGCGTGGGAGCGTGTCGTGCAGGCGGTGCTCGGCGCTAATTACGGCATCCCTATCGGCTACGCTGACGGGGAGGGCAATCCACATAGCAATCCCGCTCCGAATACCGCGATCGATGCGACGGCGCTTTTCATCCTAGTTGGAGAACGTCAAGCAACTACCGATCTCGCTCTGCGCAAATTAATTTCGGCAATCACACCGTAGATCATCCATTATATGGAGAGGATATTATGACGATGCAAAGAAGTTGTTTGCGTTCCATGGACAATATATACCCTGAGTGTCAGCTTACGCCGGCTCCAATCTCTGCCCGATCTCACCCGGCCACCGCCGCGCAGTCCGCGTCGCGATGCCGTGGCGGCTGACCGGCATCAGCTGCGCAAAGCCATCAACTCGAGAACAGGCGGTTCTCCCCCGACACGAGCTCGTCCCGCTTCGGCCCGCGTAAGCCCGTCCATGGCCGCCAGATCCCCGCGAAGGCGAACAGGGACCGGGTCTCGTCGAGGGCGAACCACACTTGGGTCTTGCGCGGCTTCGTGTCGGCGTACTCGCTGAACGAGGTGACCGGCACCAGGCAGCGCAACGCAGGCTTGAGCCAGGGTCGCCAGTAGGACGATGCGACGTTGCGCACGTTGGTGACCGGCTGAGTGCTGAGCTTCGGCGGCGGTGGGAAGCCCCACCGCATCATCGTCAGCACACGCTCATCGCCAGCGACATGAACGACGGGCGCCATTTGGTCAGGGAAGATGCCCGGCAGCGGCGGCAGGTTGCCGGTCTCGTCGCGGTCGACCGCGAAGGTGCGCCGGATCTCGTCCTGGGAGCGGGCTGAGCTGTAGAGGTTGCACATGGCCGGGATCGTAGCCGATCAAGACTTACTCGTCCCTTTGCTGCGCGGACGCCCGGGCTAACGACTAAGCCGCCTACGTCCGTGCCCATGCAGGCAGCTTATCGTCGACCCTCAGGCTTTCGCCGATCAGCCAGGCTCGACCATGCATCGGTTGCGGTGTGCGCAAACAGCGCGGGAGCTGTAAGGGCTCAATTCTGTTGTCCGGCACAATTCTCTCTCTCCACGAGCAGGCAGGACAATGGTCGAACCTCAGATTCGTATGCTGGTCGTCTTCTATTCCCGTACAGGCTCCGTCGAGGCCTTGGCGGTAGCTGCTGGGGAAGCAGCGCGTGCAGCTGGTGCCGAGGTGCGCTTGCGGCGCGCGCGTGAGGTCGCATCCGACGAGGACATGGCCAAGGTCGAGGGGTGGCGTGAGGAGGCTGACCGCCAGAACGCCCTCTACCCGGAGCCGACGCACGAGGATGCAGAGTGGGCCGACGCGATCCTGTTCGGCACCCCATCCTACTTCGGGGCGCCGGCGACCGAGCTGAAGAACTTCCTCGACCGCCTTGGCCCCCAGTGGAAGCGCGGCACCCTATCGGGCAAGGTCGGAGGGGCGTTCGCCGCTGCATCCTGGCCGCATGGTGGCTCGGAGGTGGTGACGCTGGCCCTCTACGCTCCAATGGCGCACCTCGGCATGGTGATCCTGCCGACGGGCTACACCGACGAGGCCATGCTGGAGGCGGGCTCGCCCTATGGCGCCTCGACGATCGTCGGCGCCAAGAAAGGGAAGCCGCGGCAGGAAGACCTCAATGCTGCGCGTCACCAAGGGCGACACACTGTTGCGATCGCGCGAGCCCTTGTCGTCGCCGATGAGATGCCGAGCCGCACGAAGGCCAAAACGTCATAGGCGTCTCCTTGAGAGCTCACCCGAGGGTCAGGAAGTCGCACCATTCCTCAGCGAACCAGCCTGCCCCTTTGTGGTTGATGCGCGATTGCATCATCAAACGAACGAGACGAAGGCATGACTTCCGACATCAACAGCATCTACGTGACCGCTCTGCGTAACACCCGCGCTCTGGAGAAGCAGGGACTTGAGCAGATGGAGCGGCAGGTATCAGGGCTCGAGAACTATCCCGAGTACGCGGCCGTCTTGAGAGCACACATTCCGACGACCAAGAGCCAACTCGCTCGTCTCGACGCTGCCCTGAGCGCTGTCGGTGAAAGTGCCTCCTCTCTCAAGGAGACTGTCGCTGGTATCGTTGGCACGGTCGGTGCCGCCGTTCATGCAGTGGCGGGCGACGAGACGCTGAAGAACCTCTATGCTGGCTATGCCTACCAATACGACCAAATCGCTGCCTACCGCTCCCTGATCGTGATTGCAGAAGCCGCTGGCCAGGGTGCGCAGGCTTCCGGCTTTCGGACCTCGATCGAGGAGGAGAAGAAGGCGGCGGAGGCGATCGATCGTCTCATCGAGCCGGTCACGAAGACCTATCTCAGCCGCGAAACCAGCGGCCAGAAGGCTGATAGCTAAGACGCTGGCCGCCTAATGGCCGCTTCACCGATCGCGCTCACCGCCGGGATCTCGTGAAGCCTGGTGGTGTAGCGCGGCGAGCGCATCTCGAACTTCGTCGACCAGGTGCGCTTCTCGACCAACCCCGCCCGCGCGGGCACCACGGCGCCGCGTCCGAACCGGCTGTTGCAGGCGTCCATCGCCGCCATCAGCTTCCCGGACCTCTGCCGATCATGGGCATCGAACAGCGGGCGGGGCGCCTCGTCGAGCGGCACGAGGTCGGTCGTCACCAGCCCGGCCTTGCTGTAGCGCCAGGGCGTCGGACCCTGCTCCCGCCAGGTCATCGCCACGCCGCGGATTGCAGCGTCGATCAGGTGGCGTGTGTCGTTCGTCGCCTCAGGCAGGTGCACCACCTTCGAGATTGAGCGCATCGGGTCGCCCCGGTCGTGCTCACTCGTGTGATAGAAGACGGTGACGGCCGAGACGGCGAGCCCGTCGCGCCGCAGCTTCTCGCCGAGCCTTGTCGCGTGCGCCGCCACAGCCTGCTCGAGCACCGCTCGCTCGGTGATCCGCGCCGAGAACGAGCGCGTCACCGCGCAGCCCTTGCGCCGGGCCGGCACGATCTCGAGCGGCAGGCAGGCCCGACCGCGCAGCTCGTGGATGATGCGCTCGCCCACCACCGTCAGCGACTGGCGCGCCGGCCGGGGATCGAGGTCGCGCAGGTCTGCTACCGTGTCGACGCCCATGGCCTCCAGGCGGGCGAGCGAGGCACGCCCGATGCCCCAGACTTCGCCGACCGAGATCCCGACCATCCAGGCAGCGCGCTCCACCTCGTCGGACAGGTCGCACACACCCCCGAGCTCGGGCACGGTCTTGGCGATGTGGTTGGCGAGCTTCGCGAGGGTCTTCGTCGGTCCGATCCCGACGCAGGTGGGTAGGCCGGTCCACTGCCGGACGGTCGAGCGCAGGTCGCGCGCCAAAGCCACCCGGTCGCGCTCGCGGACGTCGGACAGGTCCAGGAAGCTCTCGTCGATGGAGTAGATCTCCACGTCTAGCGCGAACTGCCGATAGACCGTGTTCGCCCGGGCGCTCATGTCCCCGTAGAGGGCATAGTTCGAGGAGAACACCCGCACGTTCTTCTGGCGGCACAGGTCGCGGATTTTGAAGAATGGCTCGCCCATGCGGATCCCGAGCGCCTTGGCCTCGGCGGTGCGGGCGATAGCGCAGCCGTCGTTGTTGGAGAGCACGATCACCGGCACGCCGGTAAGCTTCGGGTCGAACACGCGCTCGCAGGAGCAGTAGAAGGAGTTGCCGTCGATAAGCGCGATGGCGCGGCTCATCGCACGAGGCTCGCGCGGGCCTTCACGTGGTGCCAGCGCACCGAGAACAGCAGCACGCCCCAGAGCAGGCCTTCCTCCAGATCCTCGACGGCGAATTCTTCGTCCATCTCCGGGTTGTCGAACGTGAGGGCCAGGCGGTTGCCGGTCATCACCAGGCGCTTCAGGCTCATCTCGCCGCCGACCACCGCGACCACGACGGCGCCGGAGGTGGGCGAGAGCGAGCGATCGACTACGGCTAAGTCCTCGTCGTGGATCCCGGCACCCTTCATGCACCAGCCGCGGACGCGCCAGATGAAGGTGGCGGGCGGGTTCGGGACGAGCCAGCGCGGCAGTTCCAGCGCGCCCTCGATGAAGTCCTCGGCAGGCGACGGAAAGCCGGCGCACAGGGTGGGGAGCATGAACGGGATCCGCACGAGCCCACTACTGTCCGCCGCCTGATCGCCGACCCGGAAAAGACCCACCCGCTGCCCTCCGTCGTGCTAGAACGGAAAGAGAACAAACAGCCTTCGGGTTCCCGGTCAAGGCCGCGCTTGAGGCCTGTGCGGAGCGGGGAGGGCGAACTGGCGAGCGGCGCCACGGTGACAGTGACGATCGAGCCCACTAGGAGCTCGCGGTTGCATGCCGGTAGTGGAAGCCGGGTGCAATCACTCCGACCAACGCCGTCAACAGACGGTAAGGCATGATAGCCAGAACCCGGCTGCTGGATCCAGAAGGTAAGAGTACATTTACTCAAAAGTACTC
This is a stretch of genomic DNA from Methylobacterium sp. 17Sr1-1. It encodes these proteins:
- the wrbA gene encoding NAD(P)H:quinone oxidoreductase gives rise to the protein MVEPQIRMLVVFYSRTGSVEALAVAAGEAARAAGAEVRLRRAREVASDEDMAKVEGWREEADRQNALYPEPTHEDAEWADAILFGTPSYFGAPATELKNFLDRLGPQWKRGTLSGKVGGAFAAASWPHGGSEVVTLALYAPMAHLGMVILPTGYTDEAMLEAGSPYGASTIVGAKKGKPRQEDLNAARHQGRHTVAIARALVVADEMPSRTKAKTS
- a CDS encoding Y-family DNA polymerase; this encodes MSRAIALIDGNSFYCSCERVFDPKLTGVPVIVLSNNDGCAIARTAEAKALGIRMGEPFFKIRDLCRQKNVRVFSSNYALYGDMSARANTVYRQFALDVEIYSIDESFLDLSDVRERDRVALARDLRSTVRQWTGLPTCVGIGPTKTLAKLANHIAKTVPELGGVCDLSDEVERAAWMVGISVGEVWGIGRASLARLEAMGVDTVADLRDLDPRPARQSLTVVGERIIHELRGRACLPLEIVPARRKGCAVTRSFSARITERAVLEQAVAAHATRLGEKLRRDGLAVSAVTVFYHTSEHDRGDPMRSISKVVHLPEATNDTRHLIDAAIRGVAMTWREQGPTPWRYSKAGLVTTDLVPLDEAPRPLFDAHDRQRSGKLMAAMDACNSRFGRGAVVPARAGLVEKRTWSTKFEMRSPRYTTRLHEIPAVSAIGEAAIRRPAS
- a CDS encoding MucR family transcriptional regulator — encoded protein: MNDNADALPHDVTLTADIVSAYVANNSVTAHDLPTLIASTHAALTRLGAPAEPEPVKLEPPVPIRRTVTPDHIISLEDGRPYKTLKRHLAGRGLTPEQYRQKWGLPPTYPMVAERYAAQRSELAKNSGLGQSRARAAAASASRDATVSNKPARRRKASASE
- a CDS encoding DUF892 family protein — its product is MTSDINSIYVTALRNTRALEKQGLEQMERQVSGLENYPEYAAVLRAHIPTTKSQLARLDAALSAVGESASSLKETVAGIVGTVGAAVHAVAGDETLKNLYAGYAYQYDQIAAYRSLIVIAEAAGQGAQASGFRTSIEEEKKAAEAIDRLIEPVTKTYLSRETSGQKADS
- a CDS encoding S24 family peptidase, which encodes MLPTLCAGFPSPAEDFIEGALELPRWLVPNPPATFIWRVRGWCMKGAGIHDEDLAVVDRSLSPTSGAVVVAVVGGEMSLKRLVMTGNRLALTFDNPEMDEEFAVEDLEEGLLWGVLLFSVRWHHVKARASLVR
- a CDS encoding ion channel; this encodes MTRLRATRRRPLKFRRSVVRDLQNRIRFAVVGLLVLIGLHVVSMIAFEHLALGEAIWLTFTTITTTGYGDFSAKTTAGRASTIVLIYLSGIFLLTQAGSAFFEFRILRRDRKRRGEWRWNMRDHIVFVNAPADEPGDYLRRLLDQLHRSHANYATVPSLILTEAFADGLPPDLEDDPLIVQLKGRFDDPAALEAAGVDHAQVLVILAEHEGDRLSDSRTFDIIHRLRERGITARIVAECVDDLNRERLKKAGASAIVRPLRGYPEMIVRAIVAPGTEWVIERLFSSEGDECLRFDVQFSGLAWERVVQAVLGANYGIPIGYADGEGNPHSNPAPNTAIDATALFILVGERQATTDLALRKLISAITP
- a CDS encoding IS630 family transposase, with protein sequence MAQTVCVIPSAADLADLSAIVADRARPLKHIQRARIVLLSAERLSVLDVAQQAGVSRPAVWRWQQRYAEEGVEGLLRDKTRPPGKPPHSTDTVAEVLALTCSEPPGEVTHWTGRALAQAVGISLRSVQRIWDAHRLQPHRVRSFKRSNDPAFAEKVEDIVGLYMDPPRHAVVLSLDEKSQIQALERTRPSRSLMPGRPETQTHDYVRHGTTTLFAALNVLEGTVIGRCMQRHRHDEFLRFLNTIEAAVPAGKLIHVILDNYATHKHPKVRAWLARHPRWIFHFTPTSASWMNAVEGFFSALTRRRLKRGSFSGIVDLQAAINRYIAEHNDRPKPFVWTKPATAILDAVNGKAALSE